In the genome of Pirellulales bacterium, one region contains:
- a CDS encoding STM4013/SEN3800 family hydrolase, whose translation MPTANLQDILMITFDALRYDVAVQAWERWQTPYLRGLIPAGWEQRHSPGNFTFAAHAAYFAGFWPTPLQPGKDRRPFTLQFPGMRPTLAETMVLHGPHIIEGLRRVDYQTICIGGVGFFNPSTPLGSLFPSYFEQSYWQPEFSVTNYSSTAAQVRMACQTLESADRERPVMLFLNVSATHAPTVDYVAGAKAESCDTQAAALAYVDRCLPALFAAIQKRKRVGVAYLMSDHGTLFGEDGWVGHRVSHPLVWNIPYTEYHWEPQS comes from the coding sequence ATGCCAACCGCAAACTTGCAAGACATTTTGATGATCACGTTTGACGCCCTGCGTTATGATGTGGCGGTCCAGGCTTGGGAACGGTGGCAGACACCATACTTACGCGGTTTGATACCAGCGGGTTGGGAGCAAAGACACAGTCCCGGCAATTTTACATTCGCTGCACACGCGGCGTATTTCGCGGGATTTTGGCCTACACCATTGCAACCTGGCAAGGATCGCCGACCGTTTACGTTACAATTTCCGGGGATGCGTCCAACGTTGGCCGAGACGATGGTACTGCATGGTCCGCATATTATTGAGGGTTTGCGACGCGTAGATTATCAAACCATTTGCATCGGCGGAGTAGGTTTTTTTAATCCCAGTACGCCATTGGGGAGTCTCTTTCCCAGTTACTTTGAACAGAGTTATTGGCAACCAGAATTTAGTGTAACAAATTACTCCTCGACCGCAGCGCAAGTACGCATGGCGTGCCAAACCTTGGAATCCGCGGACCGTGAACGTCCCGTTATGCTATTTTTGAATGTTTCGGCAACGCATGCTCCGACGGTGGACTATGTGGCGGGAGCAAAGGCGGAATCTTGTGACACCCAAGCCGCGGCTTTAGCCTATGTAGATCGCTGCTTACCCGCTTTATTTGCCGCAATCCAAAAGCGTAAGCGCGTGGGAGTGGCATATCTGATGTCGGATCATGGTACGCTTTTTGGCGAAGATGGTTGGGTCGGCCATCGTGTCAGCCATCCTTTGGTCTGGAATATTCCCTATACAGAATATCACTGGGAACCGCAGTCTTGA
- a CDS encoding STM4014 family protein — protein sequence MTIIGIPETRRIQSIQAAATRMGYVQVQVLSYLELFADASRLQLCEGWIRLEPPNECWATTRLILQAGIAACQAGNRPYLSLAALETLTYIKGQMLAPWQWYHGFCHWLHIFAAETPHLQWLNHPHHIMIAFDKLQTLISWDKMSLPTPPRYPVIRGYDELRSLIKVRHARLFLKLRYGYTALGAVALEWHNEKIRALTTMETVETGGQKRLFLNKRVQRLRDESQIAWLVDRLAQEELLVEEWLPKARYQGKNFDLRVVVFQGRPQHVVGRATAGPFTNLNLDGVRLSREDVQASLAMIWGQIEALAGRAADQFPLCKMLGLDILIHADCQRCFLLEANACGDYLPGLLHKGETTHEMEMRELLATHGSHN from the coding sequence TTGACCATCATCGGTATTCCGGAGACTCGTCGTATCCAATCGATCCAGGCAGCGGCGACGCGGATGGGGTATGTTCAAGTGCAAGTCCTGAGCTATCTGGAACTTTTTGCGGATGCCAGTCGGTTGCAACTTTGCGAGGGATGGATTCGACTCGAGCCTCCAAACGAATGTTGGGCCACTACCCGTTTAATTCTCCAAGCAGGCATTGCCGCTTGCCAAGCCGGGAATCGACCGTACTTAAGTCTCGCTGCATTGGAAACGTTAACCTATATTAAAGGCCAGATGCTAGCCCCGTGGCAATGGTATCACGGTTTTTGCCACTGGCTGCATATATTTGCCGCGGAGACACCGCATTTACAATGGCTGAATCATCCGCACCATATCATGATCGCCTTTGATAAACTACAAACATTAATAAGCTGGGATAAGATGTCGCTACCTACTCCGCCCCGTTATCCAGTGATTAGGGGTTATGACGAATTACGGTCACTGATAAAAGTGCGCCACGCGCGCCTTTTTTTAAAGCTGCGTTATGGTTACACGGCTTTAGGTGCGGTTGCCTTGGAATGGCACAATGAGAAAATCCGCGCATTGACCACCATGGAAACAGTTGAAACTGGCGGTCAAAAGAGATTATTTTTAAATAAACGCGTCCAGCGGTTGCGCGATGAAAGCCAGATCGCCTGGCTGGTTGACCGTCTAGCGCAAGAGGAGCTGCTGGTCGAGGAGTGGTTGCCCAAAGCTCGCTACCAAGGTAAAAACTTTGATTTACGGGTGGTTGTTTTTCAAGGTCGGCCCCAACATGTCGTTGGTCGAGCAACCGCAGGACCGTTCACAAATCTTAATTTAGATGGCGTGCGGTTGTCGCGTGAGGATGTCCAAGCATCGCTCGCAATGATATGGGGTCAAATCGAGGCCTTGGCCGGGCGGGCAGCCGACCAGTTTCCACTTTGCAAGATGCTCGGACTCGATATTTTAATTCATGCTGATTGCCAGCGCTGCTTCTTGTTGGAAGCGAATGCTTGTGGTGACTATCTACCGGGACTTTTGCATAAAGGCGAAACAACCCATGAGATGGAAATGCGTGAATTGCTGGCGACTCACGGGAGTCACAACTGA
- a CDS encoding DUF1579 family protein: MRLIFPILVLLTLPGFTVVAHAADVAGRSPELQVLDRFVGTWDFTVTAKPRDGQESTHKTSETRHWSLGGKFVLFENAQTENPDEPHLHLLVTYDPSTKSYPAVMMIGATRWLVDGTWDEQKSTMTFMGNSPVDGQTFVVQNRFVDKDHCETTGMLKNAKGEVFLELTQKQTRRAQ, encoded by the coding sequence ATGCGTCTGATTTTCCCCATTCTAGTCCTGTTGACTTTACCCGGTTTTACGGTGGTGGCTCATGCCGCCGACGTCGCGGGGCGTTCCCCCGAGTTGCAGGTATTGGACCGTTTTGTGGGGACCTGGGATTTTACCGTCACCGCCAAACCGCGCGACGGACAAGAGTCCACCCACAAAACCTCTGAAACACGGCACTGGTCGCTGGGCGGAAAGTTTGTCCTGTTCGAGAACGCGCAGACAGAGAATCCGGACGAGCCCCATCTTCATTTGTTAGTGACCTACGATCCCTCCACCAAGTCGTATCCGGCGGTCATGATGATCGGCGCCACGCGTTGGCTGGTCGACGGCACGTGGGATGAACAGAAAAGCACGATGACTTTTATGGGGAATTCGCCCGTGGATGGCCAAACCTTTGTCGTTCAGAATCGATTCGTCGACAAAGATCACTGCGAGACAACGGGAATGCTCAAAAACGCCAAAGGCGAGGTCTTTTTGGAACTGACGCAAAAGCAAACCCGCCGCGCGCAGTAA
- a CDS encoding STM4011 family radical SAM protein: MKLTILYRGELASCNYACGYCPFAKRRDTQKQLQLDRVELARFVTWLKEQDQHQWQLLFTPWGEALIRPWYRRAISELTFQPHLQSVTVQTNLTCPLHWLLDCQSTKLNILATFHPTETTIPQFLKRVSAVQLAGVHITVGMVAVAEQLTLIHEFRRQLPSEIYLWLNPQQPRRRPYTTNELEQFEQIDPYYQLSAQRLLSQGLYCPTGETSFTVSGSGAMRRCHFIDQIIGNIYDSDWFSALQPRACTRKTCDCYLGKSQFSAKKIEPIFGEFTLTRTPLQWPALTGMI, encoded by the coding sequence ATGAAACTGACCATTCTTTACCGCGGTGAATTGGCTAGTTGCAACTATGCTTGTGGCTATTGTCCGTTTGCCAAACGCCGTGATACACAAAAACAATTGCAACTCGACCGTGTGGAATTAGCCAGGTTTGTCACTTGGTTGAAGGAGCAAGACCAACATCAGTGGCAGTTACTGTTCACACCGTGGGGCGAAGCACTGATCCGTCCTTGGTATCGTCGCGCGATCAGTGAACTGACTTTTCAGCCTCACCTCCAATCGGTTACGGTACAAACCAATTTGACTTGTCCATTACATTGGCTACTGGATTGTCAAAGCACGAAGCTTAATATTTTGGCCACTTTTCATCCAACTGAAACAACAATCCCGCAATTCCTGAAAAGAGTTTCGGCAGTTCAGTTGGCTGGCGTGCACATTACAGTGGGCATGGTAGCCGTGGCTGAGCAATTAACGTTGATCCACGAATTCCGTCGTCAATTACCCTCTGAAATCTACCTATGGCTAAACCCGCAGCAACCTCGCCGTCGGCCTTACACCACCAACGAGCTTGAGCAGTTTGAGCAGATTGATCCCTACTATCAACTGTCAGCGCAACGCCTGCTGTCTCAGGGTCTTTATTGTCCCACGGGCGAAACCTCGTTTACGGTATCGGGCTCAGGGGCGATGCGTCGTTGCCATTTTATAGATCAAATAATTGGAAATATTTACGACTCTGACTGGTTCTCAGCGTTACAACCCCGCGCATGCACGCGTAAAACCTGTGATTGTTACTTAGGCAAGTCTCAATTTTCCGCAAAGAAAATCGAGCCGATATTCGGAGAATTCACTTTGACGCGCACGCCCCTGCAGTGGCCTGCTCTGACTGGAATGATTTAG
- a CDS encoding STM4015 family protein, with protein MYSNLLTNFCGLPVTDFNDVSDWQGVETAYRLRSEYNDQESIADRLKKLLSIPESAQLKSLIIGAWSEAYESGSNNTIDILINAAPKLPNLRSIFMGDITYEECEISWINQADMSPLLSSFPQLEVFRVRGGTGLAFSKIKHAHLTELGVETGGLSRSTIREIFQCDFPALEHLELLLGEPNYGFDGGVEDLQPLLSGKLFPKLKFLGLMNSQIANDIAAVVVNSPIVERIEILDLSMGTIDDEGIKSLLGLAECTNLKQLNVSHHYATPTTIEELKKALPFPVIADEAQDPNEEWRSVVHAE; from the coding sequence ATGTACTCAAACTTGTTGACAAATTTTTGCGGCTTGCCCGTGACAGATTTCAATGATGTTTCTGATTGGCAAGGGGTCGAAACAGCGTATCGCTTGCGCTCTGAATACAATGACCAAGAAAGCATTGCCGACCGCCTCAAAAAATTGCTCTCGATCCCGGAATCAGCACAGCTTAAAAGCCTAATCATTGGTGCCTGGTCGGAAGCTTATGAAAGTGGTAGCAATAATACTATTGATATACTAATTAACGCCGCTCCGAAGCTGCCTAACTTGCGCTCGATATTTATGGGGGATATCACTTATGAAGAGTGCGAAATCTCGTGGATCAATCAAGCCGATATGTCGCCACTGCTGTCAAGCTTTCCGCAGTTGGAAGTCTTCCGCGTGCGCGGCGGGACGGGTTTGGCTTTTTCTAAGATTAAACACGCTCATTTAACCGAGTTGGGCGTTGAAACCGGCGGCTTATCTCGATCAACTATTCGAGAGATTTTTCAATGTGATTTCCCTGCCTTGGAACATTTGGAGTTGTTACTCGGTGAACCGAACTATGGCTTTGATGGCGGTGTCGAGGACCTGCAACCGCTGTTGTCGGGAAAACTCTTTCCAAAACTCAAGTTCCTCGGCTTGATGAACAGCCAGATCGCCAATGACATAGCCGCCGTGGTGGTGAACTCGCCGATTGTCGAAAGAATCGAAATTCTTGATTTATCGATGGGGACCATCGACGACGAAGGAATCAAGTCGCTACTAGGTTTGGCCGAATGTACGAATCTGAAACAACTCAATGTGTCGCACCATTATGCCACCCCGACGACGATTGAAGAACTCAAGAAAGCCCTACCTTTTCCAGTTATCGCCGATGAAGCCCAGGACCCCAACGAAGAATGGAGATCGGTAGTCCATGCCGAGTAG
- a CDS encoding STM4012 family radical SAM protein, which produces MSLLQTTTLGEFATYAYSYPHKSAYGRLSPPISINQIWQAESTEQLSLYLHMPFCEMRCGFCNLFTQSQPAGDQVATYLKALAVQMSVVSDQIPNLHFSQFAIGGGTPTFLAANQLETLFEQLIYRLKLDFAQTPTSIETSPGTVTKERLQLLRAYGIHRVSIGIQSFDKQAAGLLGRPQEILTVLRALELLSKYNFPVLNIDLIYGHPEQSLSTWLEDIRQALRFAPNELYLYPLYIRPQTGLSKILPYQHTHRVDLYQSARGLLLSEGYRQLSLRAFQKPSAARHSTYACQRDGMIGLGCGARSYTQEIHYATRFATTQAGIQTVLAEWIQQTPAEFALATHGIWLSREEQFRRYLILSLLPVEGVLLTELQNRFPDFDYRDLSGIKQLQERNWAVIQDQRLQLTPKGLQYSDQVAPLLYSNTVLDKLQAFVQFQSSREPVI; this is translated from the coding sequence ATGAGCCTTCTTCAAACGACGACGTTGGGTGAGTTCGCGACTTACGCCTATTCTTATCCGCATAAATCGGCCTATGGTCGTTTAAGTCCGCCTATCAGTATAAATCAGATTTGGCAAGCAGAATCGACAGAGCAGTTATCGCTATACTTACACATGCCCTTTTGTGAAATGCGATGCGGCTTTTGCAATCTATTTACTCAGTCGCAGCCGGCGGGGGATCAAGTCGCTACATATTTGAAAGCCTTGGCTGTTCAAATGTCAGTCGTGTCGGATCAAATTCCAAATTTGCATTTTAGTCAATTCGCGATTGGCGGTGGCACGCCCACATTTTTAGCAGCAAATCAACTAGAAACGTTGTTCGAGCAATTGATTTATAGACTAAAGCTTGATTTTGCGCAAACACCTACTTCGATCGAAACTTCACCAGGGACCGTTACGAAAGAACGTTTGCAGCTACTCCGTGCTTACGGGATTCACCGCGTCAGTATTGGTATACAATCTTTTGACAAACAGGCCGCCGGGCTATTGGGTCGGCCACAAGAAATATTAACTGTTCTACGTGCGTTAGAGTTGCTGTCAAAGTACAACTTTCCCGTGCTGAATATTGACTTGATCTATGGCCATCCGGAGCAATCTTTATCGACTTGGCTAGAAGATATCAGGCAAGCTTTAAGGTTTGCTCCCAACGAGTTATATCTTTATCCGTTATATATTCGGCCCCAGACTGGCTTGTCGAAAATTCTCCCGTACCAGCATACGCACCGTGTTGATTTATATCAATCAGCGCGAGGACTGTTGCTATCGGAGGGATACCGCCAGTTGTCGCTGCGCGCCTTTCAAAAGCCAAGCGCTGCCCGCCACTCGACTTATGCTTGCCAACGCGATGGTATGATTGGATTAGGCTGCGGTGCTCGCTCTTATACACAGGAAATCCACTATGCGACACGTTTTGCGACGACACAAGCTGGCATCCAAACAGTGCTCGCTGAATGGATTCAGCAGACTCCAGCGGAGTTTGCATTAGCTACGCATGGTATCTGGTTGTCACGCGAGGAGCAGTTTCGTCGCTATTTGATTTTGAGCTTACTGCCCGTGGAAGGAGTTTTGTTAACTGAACTACAAAATCGTTTTCCCGATTTTGACTATCGTGACTTGTCTGGTATCAAACAACTCCAAGAGCGTAACTGGGCTGTGATTCAAGACCAGCGACTGCAATTGACACCTAAAGGTTTACAATACTCAGATCAAGTTGCTCCGCTGCTCTATTCGAATACAGTACTAGATAAACTCCAAGCTTTTGTGCAGTTTCAATCATCTCGCGAGCCGGTGATATGA